The proteins below come from a single Tachypleus tridentatus isolate NWPU-2018 chromosome 13, ASM421037v1, whole genome shotgun sequence genomic window:
- the LOC143237139 gene encoding organic cation transporter protein-like codes for MEATKDQEHKDKTPEKIEIQDVTDIFGKYGPWQTRFVVWMFLGGIPSCWNNLVIPFLAPEVDYWCQKPSVSLFDNMTTAEWKSLAIPKYDLEYSRCLMYDIELNVTEKKNSFINVNKTVPCVKFEFDHSLYTSTIQEEWSLVCDNNWLISLSQSIYMAGFLVAVLVMGQISDRVGRRPVMLLCLFIMCVAGFATTFAPTFTVFTTARFFVALGKSGLYTTSFIHLMESCGPEHRTWIGVVSGIGWSVGYVTLPGIAWLLRNWFLIELVITVPGLAIVSLWWLIPESPRWLVSQEKLEKAEEVVKKLMKINKKECADLPAALQQIVKKSRKKVENDEKKRHASMLDLLRTPSLRKSSLVLFFIWFVTAFIFYGLSLNTNDLYGNPFLNFFISGAVEFPAQFLAFISLKYFGRRMPLLASLFIGGIACSLTIPVPEDLQWLRTTFAMLGKLCITGTFVFIYIYSAEAFPTVVRNVGVGCCSTVARIGSIIAPFVKELGRATHPNVPLGIFGAISVFGSFLVPLLPETNMHTMMDSLEQGEEFHRKNPKKTKPEKLELATVSQAVEV; via the exons ATGGAAGCGACAAAAGACCAAGAGCATAAAGATAAAACACCagaaaaaattgaaattcaaGATGTCACTGATATCTTTGGAAAATATGGGCCATGGCAAACAAGATTCGTGGTCTGGATGTTTCTTGGTGGAATACCATCTTGTTGGAACAATCTGGTCATACCTTTCTTGGCTCCAGAAGTGGATTACTGGTGTCAAAAACCTAGTGTGTCGTTGTTCGACAATATGACGACCGCGGAATGGAAATCTTTAGCGATTCCAAAATATGATTTGGAATACAGCAGATGTTTAATGTATGACATAGAGCTCAATGTGAccgaaaagaaaaacagttttattaacgTGAACAAAACTGTACCTTGTGTAAAGTTCGAGTTTGACCATTCTCTCTACACTTCTACGATACAAGAAGAG TGGAGCTTGGTGTGCGACAACAACTGGCTAATTTCACTCAGTCAATCCATTTACATGGCTGGATTTTTGGTCGCCGTGTTAGTTATGGGACAAATTTCCGACAG GGTTGGCCGTCGCCCTGTGATGTTGTTATGTTTGTTCATCATGTGTGTTGCAGGATTTGCCACTACGTTTGCCCCAACGTTTACTGTGTTTACTACAGCTCGTTTTTTTGTCGCACTTGGAAAATCCGGACTTTATACGACGTCTTTTATCCATC TGATGGAATCTTGTGGGCCTGAACACAGGACCTGGATTGGTGTGGTATCGGGAATTGGATGGTCAGTTGGTTATGTCACTCTTCCTGGAATAGCATGGCTCCTTCGCAACTGGTTTCTGATAGAATTGGTGATTACTGTGCCAGGACTAGCTATAGTTTCTTTATGGTG GCTTATTCCTGAGTCTCCACGATGGTTAGTATCTCAAGAAAAACTGGAAAAAGCTGAAGAAGTTGTGAAGAAACTTATGAAGATTAACAAAAAGGAATGCGCAGATCTTCCAGCTGCATTACAACAAATCGTAAAGAAATCCAGAAAG AAAGTAGAAAACGACGAGAAAAAACGACATGCCAGTATGTTGGACCTTCTTAGAACGCCTAGTTTGAGGAAAAGCTCGTTGGTGCTTTTTTTCATATG GTTTGTGACAGCTTTCATCTTTTATGGACTTTCCCTGAACACAAATGATCTTTATGGAAATCCTTTCTTAAACTTCTTTATTTCTGGAGCTGTTGAATTCCCAGCTCAGTTTTTGGCTTTTATTAGTCTGAAATATTTTGGCCGAAGGATGCCACTGTTAGCTTCACTTTTTATTGGAGGTATAGCTTGCTCTTTAACCATTCCGGTTCCTGAAG ACCTTCAATGGTTAAGAACAACATTTGCTATGCTTGGTAAACTGTGTATTACTGGGACTTTTGTGTTCATCTACATCTACTCGGCTGAAGCCTTCCCCACCGTAGTGAGGAATGTCGGTGTAGGATGCTGCTCTACAGTTGCCAGaattggatccattattgctccTTTTGTTAAAGAACTG GGTAGAGCAACCCACCCTAATGTTCCTCTTGGTATATTTGGAGCCATCTCAGTTTTTGGTAGTTTTCTAGTTCCTTTGCTTCCTGAAACCAACATGCATACGATGATGGACAGTCTAGAACAAGGAGAAGAGTTTCACAG gAAAAATCCGAAGAAAACAAAACCAGAGAAGCTGGAGCTAGCCACCGTATCTCAAGCTGTAGAAgtgtag